A region of Allocoleopsis franciscana PCC 7113 DNA encodes the following proteins:
- a CDS encoding PAS domain-containing sensor histidine kinase, translating into MATQTALTLCTQSNGREAEPKHFVCGSLDKLFTLTLDMFFIVGFDGYFKQLNSICEKTLGYTTEEFLSQRWIELIHPEDQPAMLERLQELTTEARTVQFENRYRCQDGSYKWLLWNVAACQDEQLIYAVARDNTECRRAEAAQRESEEHFRLLVEGVKDYAIIMLNPAGRIVSWNTGAERIQQYQASEILGKHISCFYTEKDIELGRPLHGLEIAALQGRFEDEGWRIRKDGSKFWANVVITALRDEDGRLSGFVRVTRDITERKLAEQELQQAHDELEKRVAQRTAELTRTNELLKQEIAEHERTEAALRQSKARLKQQAQQLEAEKQHATSLLGKLQRTQAQLIHTEKMTTLGQVISGIAHEINNPVGFIYGNLDYASCYINDLMRLVELYFQHYPQPAPAIEAELDAIDLNFLMADMPKLLSSMKVGATRLRQLVLSLQNFLRTEQTEMKPVDLHEGLDSTLMILRHRLKASEEYPEITVNKEYGTLPFVECFAGQMNQVFMHLITNAIDVLQASVEPGKPNYQITITTGVQDMKAALLEGKTPEKIPHAVIRISDNGPGMSEDISCRLFEPFFTTKPPGKGTGLGLSISYQIVVDHHGGQLTCVSEPGKGAEFVIYLPVRQVALSASLSQCA; encoded by the coding sequence ATGGCAACCCAAACTGCACTAACCCTATGTACCCAGAGTAACGGCAGGGAAGCAGAGCCGAAGCATTTCGTTTGTGGCTCTCTGGATAAACTGTTCACTCTCACGTTGGATATGTTTTTCATCGTGGGGTTTGACGGCTATTTCAAGCAACTCAACTCTATTTGTGAGAAAACTTTGGGTTATACCACCGAAGAATTCTTGAGCCAACGATGGATTGAGTTGATTCATCCAGAAGACCAACCAGCAATGCTGGAACGATTACAGGAGCTTACTACAGAGGCAAGAACAGTACAGTTTGAAAATCGCTACCGTTGCCAAGACGGTTCATACAAATGGCTGTTGTGGAATGTGGCGGCCTGCCAAGACGAGCAATTAATTTACGCAGTGGCTCGTGATAATACCGAGTGTAGACGCGCAGAAGCCGCACAACGAGAAAGCGAAGAACATTTCCGCTTACTGGTTGAGGGTGTCAAAGACTATGCGATTATCATGCTGAACCCAGCGGGTCGCATTGTGAGCTGGAACACGGGGGCAGAACGCATCCAACAATATCAAGCGTCCGAGATTCTCGGTAAACATATTTCCTGTTTTTATACCGAAAAGGATATTGAACTCGGCAGACCCTTGCACGGGTTAGAAATAGCGGCGCTTCAAGGTCGTTTTGAGGATGAAGGGTGGCGAATCCGCAAGGATGGGTCAAAATTTTGGGCTAATGTTGTGATTACCGCCTTACGAGATGAAGACGGACGACTTAGCGGCTTTGTGCGGGTAACACGGGATATTACGGAGCGCAAGCTGGCTGAACAAGAGCTACAACAAGCCCATGACGAGTTGGAAAAACGAGTTGCACAACGAACAGCAGAATTAACCCGGACGAATGAACTCCTGAAACAAGAGATTGCAGAGCATGAGCGCACAGAGGCGGCTTTACGACAATCGAAGGCTCGTTTGAAACAGCAAGCTCAGCAATTGGAGGCAGAAAAACAACATGCCACCTCTCTGTTGGGCAAACTCCAACGTACCCAAGCTCAACTCATTCACACCGAAAAAATGACAACGCTGGGACAGGTGATTTCGGGTATTGCCCATGAAATCAACAACCCAGTCGGTTTTATTTACGGCAACCTGGATTATGCCAGTTGTTATATCAACGACTTAATGCGCTTGGTGGAGCTTTATTTCCAACACTATCCCCAACCAGCCCCAGCCATTGAGGCAGAACTGGACGCTATCGACCTGAATTTCTTGATGGCCGATATGCCAAAACTGCTATCCTCCATGAAGGTAGGAGCTACCCGTCTTCGCCAGCTTGTTTTATCTCTTCAGAATTTCTTGAGGACTGAGCAAACCGAAATGAAGCCGGTAGACCTTCATGAAGGTCTCGATAGCACCCTGATGATTTTGCGACACCGATTGAAAGCCTCTGAAGAGTATCCAGAGATTACGGTGAACAAAGAGTATGGGACTCTGCCTTTCGTGGAATGTTTTGCAGGGCAAATGAATCAGGTGTTTATGCATTTGATCACGAATGCAATTGATGTTTTGCAGGCATCCGTTGAGCCAGGAAAACCGAATTACCAAATCACAATTACCACTGGCGTTCAGGACATGAAGGCAGCACTCCTAGAAGGGAAGACTCCAGAGAAAATTCCTCATGCTGTGATTCGGATTTCTGACAATGGTCCAGGGATGAGTGAGGATATTAGTTGCCGACTGTTTGAGCCATTTTTTACCACAAAACCACCGGGTAAAGGTACGGGTTTGGGTTTATCGATTAGTTATCAAATTGTCGTAGACCACCATGGTGGTCAATTGACTTGTGTCTCTGAACCTGGAAAGGGAGCCGAGTTCGTGATTTATCTTCCCGTTCGTCAGGTCGCTTTGTCAGCCAGTCTGTCTCAATGTGCCTAA
- the thrC gene encoding threonine synthase, whose translation MASTLSAADSSAFEGTAPRRLNWSGLIEAYRPYLPVTDSTPVVTLLEGNTPLIPVPMIAKIIGKGVRVLVKFDGLNPTGSFKDRGMTLAISKAKEAGAKAVICASTGNTSASAAAYARRGGMRAFVLIPDGYVALGKLAQALLYGAEVLAIKGNFDQALNIVREMAESYPVTLVNSVNPYRLEGQKTGAFEVVDNLGDAPDWLCIPVGNAGNITAYWMGFCQYHQQGKCNRLPRMMGFQASGASPLVTGQVFTHPETVATAIRIGNPASWEKALAAQQASQGQFNSVTDAEILEAYRLLASQEGIFCEPASAASVAGLLKVKDQVPAGATIVCVLTGNGLKDPDTAINHSNNQFKPGIEPTTAAVAQAMGL comes from the coding sequence GTGGCTTCAACTCTGTCTGCTGCCGATTCCTCTGCCTTTGAGGGCACCGCTCCCCGGCGTCTGAACTGGTCGGGTTTAATTGAGGCATACCGTCCCTATTTACCAGTAACCGATTCGACTCCAGTGGTTACATTGCTGGAGGGCAACACGCCGCTGATTCCTGTCCCAATGATCGCCAAAATCATTGGCAAAGGGGTACGGGTACTGGTGAAATTTGACGGACTCAATCCCACTGGGAGCTTCAAAGACCGGGGGATGACCCTGGCGATTTCTAAGGCAAAGGAAGCCGGAGCTAAGGCAGTCATCTGCGCGAGTACGGGTAACACCTCGGCATCAGCCGCCGCCTACGCCCGTCGGGGTGGGATGCGGGCATTTGTCTTGATTCCCGATGGGTATGTGGCTCTAGGGAAGTTGGCGCAGGCGTTGCTTTATGGGGCAGAGGTGCTAGCGATTAAGGGAAATTTTGACCAAGCCTTGAACATTGTCCGGGAGATGGCAGAAAGTTATCCTGTCACCCTGGTTAACTCGGTTAATCCCTATCGCTTAGAAGGTCAGAAGACAGGCGCGTTTGAGGTAGTAGACAATTTAGGCGATGCTCCGGATTGGCTGTGTATCCCAGTTGGAAATGCGGGGAATATCACAGCATATTGGATGGGCTTTTGTCAATACCATCAGCAGGGAAAGTGTAACCGATTGCCTCGGATGATGGGATTTCAAGCCTCTGGAGCCTCTCCATTAGTGACCGGTCAAGTATTTACGCATCCGGAAACTGTAGCGACAGCGATTCGGATTGGCAACCCCGCGAGTTGGGAAAAAGCGCTCGCCGCACAACAAGCGAGTCAGGGACAATTTAATAGCGTTACCGATGCCGAAATTCTCGAAGCGTATCGGTTACTCGCCTCTCAAGAAGGAATTTTCTGTGAACCCGCCAGTGCCGCATCAGTTGCTGGCTTATTAAAAGTCAAAGACCAAGTTCCCGCAGGGGCAACAATAGTGTGTGTGCTGACGGGTAATGGTCTAAAAGACCCGGATACCGCAATCAACCATAGCAATAACCAGTTCAAACCAGGAATTGAGCCAACTACGGCAGCCGTGGCTCAGGCAATGGGACTGTAA
- the arsB gene encoding arsenical efflux pump membrane protein ArsB, whose amino-acid sequence MQIAIFILTLILVIWQPRGLSMGFTALGGAMLALITGIVTWQDVVIVWGMVWNATLTAIALIIISRILDEAGFFRGLALWLAHAVLGRGRLLFLVSIVLGALLTASLTNYGTALIWTPTLMEMLLILGFNSQATFAFVFATGFIADAASLPLPVSNLVNLISTDYFNISFFRYLLVMIPVHFVAIATGTGVIWFYFDRYIPFTYNLDPMPPPDSLIRDPLVCQWSFAVLGSLLVGYVLAQPLGVPISSLAVSGALVMLAISGRWFHQDNTAIFSIRKIGREIPWSIIGFSLGMSILAFSWRHTELTTLLSQSLQQLSGWGLTQVAVGTGFLATLLSGVSNNLPAVLINSLAIQDVLGIEPSVREVMVYANVIGCDLGAKITPIGSLSTLLWLNILARKGRPIAWDQYIPLAFILTIPVLFISLLSLAIWLPWLIA is encoded by the coding sequence TTGCAAATTGCAATTTTTATTCTCACTCTCATCCTCGTAATCTGGCAGCCACGAGGACTCAGTATGGGATTTACGGCTTTAGGTGGAGCGATGCTTGCCCTCATTACTGGTATCGTGACCTGGCAGGACGTGGTGATAGTTTGGGGAATGGTATGGAATGCTACATTGACTGCGATCGCTCTCATCATCATTTCCCGCATTCTCGATGAGGCAGGTTTTTTTCGAGGGTTGGCACTGTGGCTAGCTCACGCCGTATTGGGCCGTGGGCGTCTCTTGTTTCTGGTATCCATCGTGTTGGGAGCCTTACTAACGGCTAGCTTGACCAACTACGGGACAGCCTTAATTTGGACACCTACTCTGATGGAAATGCTGCTAATACTGGGTTTTAACTCCCAAGCCACGTTTGCTTTTGTCTTTGCTACGGGTTTTATCGCTGATGCGGCGAGCTTGCCCTTACCCGTGAGCAATCTGGTCAATCTGATTTCCACCGACTATTTTAATATTTCCTTTTTTCGCTACCTCTTAGTGATGATACCGGTGCATTTTGTTGCAATCGCTACCGGCACGGGCGTCATTTGGTTCTACTTTGATCGTTATATCCCTTTTACCTACAACCTTGACCCTATGCCCCCACCGGATAGCCTTATTCGTGACCCTCTCGTTTGCCAGTGGAGCTTTGCTGTCCTTGGTTCACTCCTTGTAGGCTACGTCTTGGCTCAACCCTTGGGTGTCCCCATTTCTTCTCTTGCCGTGAGCGGTGCTTTGGTGATGCTAGCCATCTCCGGACGTTGGTTTCACCAGGATAATACCGCCATCTTTTCTATCAGGAAGATTGGGCGTGAAATTCCCTGGTCAATCATTGGGTTCAGTCTGGGGATGTCAATTCTTGCTTTCAGTTGGCGTCATACAGAGTTAACCACTCTGCTGAGCCAGTCGTTGCAGCAGCTATCGGGTTGGGGACTTACTCAAGTCGCGGTGGGTACGGGTTTCTTGGCGACTCTGCTATCTGGTGTGAGCAATAATCTCCCAGCCGTACTGATTAATTCTCTAGCGATTCAAGATGTCTTGGGGATCGAGCCATCCGTTCGAGAAGTGATGGTGTATGCCAATGTGATCGGTTGTGATCTGGGAGCCAAAATTACGCCGATTGGCAGCCTATCCACCCTCCTCTGGCTGAATATTCTAGCCCGTAAAGGACGACCAATCGCTTGGGATCAATATATTCCCCTCGCTTTCATTCTCACCATCCCTGTTTTGTTCATCAGTTTACTGAGTTTAGCGATTTGGCTACCCTGGCTTATTGCATAA
- a CDS encoding IS5 family transposase (programmed frameshift) — protein MYRKASSSPTPPENFELPFEGKLSQDNRWVIMANLIPWDEFEEEYAKIFSIDMGAPALPFRMALGSLIIKERLGISDRETVEQIKENPYLQYFIGRKHYSNEAPYDASLLVRFRERINVDLVNQINQRMVKKIQEETEEESKKKSLSERQETRESPNQGKLILDATCAPGDISYPNDLGLLNQARVKTEKIIDTLYKPLKGRLKKKPKTYRNLARKDYLKVAKKRRSSRKERRKAIKKQLKYIKRNLSHIDQLLQTGEALEGLSISQYKSLLVVAEVYRQQQWMYENKAQRIDDRIVSLSQPHIRPIVRGKAGKPVEFGAKLAASVRDGYVFLDRISWDNFNEAGDLKAQIEAFKQHTGVYPESVHVDRIYRNRENRAFCKERGIRISGPPLGRPPANVSSDKKKQALDDEKVRNAIEGKFGISKRRFSLNRVMAKLPHTSQTAIAITFLVMNLSTLLRQFFCLFLCNTQHHAFFLDNY, from the exons ATGTACAGAAAAGCTTCCTCAAGCCCGACCCCACCGGAAAACTTTGAGCTGCCCTTTGAGGGAAAGTTATCACAAGATAACCGTTGGGTAATCATGGCAAATCTGATACCCTGGGATGAATTTGAAGAGGAATACGCCAAAATTTTTTCTATTGATATGGGGGCACCTGCGCTGCCATTTCGGATGGCATTGGGTTCATTAATAATCAAAGAAAGATTAGGAATAAGCGATCGGGAAACAGTAGAACAAATAAAAGAAAACCCTTACTTACAATACTTTATAGGGAGAAAGCATTACAGCAACGAAGCCCCTTATGATGCCTCACTTTTGGTAAGATTTAGAGAAAGGATAAATGTTGATTTAGTAAATCAAATAAATCAAAGAATGGTAAAGAAGATTCAGGAAGAAACAGAGGAGGAATCTAAAAAAAAA TCACTCTCAGAAAGGCAAGAAACAAGAGAAAGCCCGAATCAAGGGAAATTAATTCTGGATGCTACCTGTGCGCCAGGAGATATCAGCTATCCCAATGACTTGGGTCTATTAAATCAAGCCAGAGTCAAAACGGAAAAGATAATAGATACTCTCTATAAGCCCCTAAAAGGGAGACTAAAGAAAAAGCCAAAAACTTATAGAAACCTCGCTCGGAAAGATTACTTGAAAGTCGCCAAAAAACGGAGATCGTCAAGAAAAGAGAGAAGAAAAGCTATAAAAAAACAACTGAAATATATAAAAAGAAATTTATCACACATTGACCAGCTCCTTCAGACAGGAGAAGCACTTGAGGGTTTGAGCATCTCTCAATATAAGAGCTTGCTGGTGGTGGCGGAAGTTTACCGTCAACAGCAATGGATGTATGAGAATAAAGCCCAGAGAATTGACGACAGAATAGTCAGTTTAAGTCAGCCCCATATCCGTCCAATTGTGAGAGGAAAAGCCGGAAAACCTGTAGAATTTGGAGCTAAACTAGCAGCAAGCGTCAGAGATGGATATGTCTTTTTAGACCGTATAAGCTGGGATAACTTTAATGAAGCCGGAGACTTAAAAGCCCAAATAGAAGCATTTAAACAGCACACAGGAGTCTATCCCGAATCAGTACATGTAGATAGAATTTATCGAAATCGCGAGAATCGAGCATTCTGTAAAGAAAGAGGGATTAGAATAAGTGGCCCCCCCTTAGGCAGACCTCCAGCTAATGTCAGCTCAGACAAAAAGAAACAAGCCTTAGACGACGAGAAGGTTCGCAATGCTATTGAAGGAAAATTTGGCATCTCAAAGCGAAGATTTAGCTTGAATCGCGTCATGGCTAAACTGCCTCATACTTCTCAAACGGCTATTGCTATCACTTTTTTAGTCATGAATCTTTCCACCCTGCTACGGCAGTTTTTTTGTCTTTTTTTGTGCAATACACAACATCACGCCTTTTTTCTCGATAACTATTAA